In one Aricia agestis chromosome 5, ilAriAges1.1, whole genome shotgun sequence genomic region, the following are encoded:
- the LOC121726908 gene encoding uncharacterized protein LOC121726908: protein MDVDLDLIKPRKRDPNFTADEKVLLAHLIQQFPIIEAKLVDGKSILRKKQAWKNVTQQFNAQVNVHKRDSATLKRAWDNLKAATRKARASKGGNSLKNGSVPILPSEREAIISIVEEVMISRVKENNDNDREKLKDIPSPCHMVSVELEDQESENSHQVDPADNLTMVSIKLEREEDEESPQANPAENITSMYYTRQSKQIEL, encoded by the exons atg GATGTTGATCTAGATTTGATAAAACCCCGCAAAAGAGATCCAAATTTTACCGCCGATGAGAAAGTATTACTCGCTCATTTAATACAGCAATTTCCTATCATCGAGGCCAAGCTCGTAGATGGAAAATCGATTCTAAGAAAAAAACAAGCCTGGAAAAACGTAACTCAACAATTCAATGCCCAAGTAAATGTCCATAAG cgTGATTCTGCTACGCTAAAAAGAGCGTGGGACAACTTAAAAGCTGCCACGCGAAAAGCTCGTGCGTCCAAAGGAGGGAACTCATTAAAAAATGGAAGTGTACCTATTCTCCCTTCTGAACGGGAAGCCATAATAAGCATAGTAGAAGAA GTCATGATTAGCAGAGTCAAAgaaaataatgataatgataGAGAAAAATTAAAGGACATTCCTTCTCCATGCCACA tggtTTCCGTTGAGCTGGAGGACCAGGAATCTGAGAACAGTCACCAAGTGGACCCTGCAGACAATTTAAcaa tggtTTCTATTAAGTTGGAGCGCGAGGAAGACGAGGAAAGTCCCCAAGCAAACCCTGCAGAGAATATAACAAGTATGTATTATACAAGGCAATCCAAGCAAATAGAGCTATAA
- the LOC121726871 gene encoding uncharacterized protein LOC121726871, giving the protein MMNNFIGLDTRNRRNLNTTFPPIHVPVSNYSTKTQTKENMNDTYNTMFLNNLNLIPDPLKKNLADSVITDKDINMTKTKEFMPKEVEKPPSSQTSDFYPKLRNIISGVINVMGAMFQWRDSSPASQYYDCFEGDYVENSDEPMSGSVPWQSANCDVQNKNGWAQSIFDDNNETNWNSEMMSNCSPALTDDQINQVCLLLNGDSNYIQIPNSKSKPFESGSVDVFEDAFCPDQLSLSGESYLEYHSPYCYQEELFNSYASNLKSKLNTEIINSKESKDMTPKHNSDGDILSESVEEMPKQDNILLTNTIPEITLIPNKCDIVRNLERDKGLSPRTSPQPINEIIEKPALVIEPLSSSELNEELTKPDMPREDSPKSDKIEIVSAIKENVVSSCEDKLKRLKALLKPKCSRKIENSVNTEINNTSENIVCDTVFGDEISIPSTACLRLAEPFDEVTGKFYSSSVESDDSFQIVFTDDVKASRCRIPSECESEDSFIVFEESPDSCYISDDVFGNVQINHYSDSDTSDSEYDSGCESRLCPGFSRTVEDLTDYKLYDEVDSSTVIGQHYNHSVTPTSQNEDKKTSKDVPRKKVHFSTDPPKVHVMRVWAYAARQARIGEWEQHARDRERFKSRINDVEMAISWVLKPQHRKLVMFQRFMPWWNAQKRKELEEKKQRELEQQMKQQEEQKVESTEELNNNDEETDKVPDNNTTEQQLQERLQEETQNNDTEIKEKVVNNEIESKYLNPEKSIPEEAQVEENRKLDIKEKKAPDRANSQEAELDNNFQFGHELQTKNPCDDVSDDSAPAAPASESDR; this is encoded by the exons atgatgaataattttattggtttagATACGCGCAATAGGCGCAACCTTAACACAACTTTTCCACCGATTCACGTTCCTGTCTCCAATTATAGCACCAAGACTCAAACAAAGGAAAATATGAATGACACATACAACACAATGTTTCTAAACAACCTCAATTTGATACCGGATCCTCTGAAGAAGAACCTAGCTGACTCTGTGATTACGGACAAAGACATTAACATGACAAAAACAAAGGAGTTCATGCCGAAGGAGGTTGAAAAACCTCCTAGCAGTCAAACATCAGACTTCTATCCCAAATTGAGAAATATTATATCTGGGGTCATCAATGTCATGGGAGCCATGTTCCAGTGGCGGGATTCGTCGCCTGCCTCCCAATATTACGATTGCTTCGAGGGTGACTACGTAGAAAATAGTGACGAGCCTATGTCAGGATCTGTGCCTTGGCAGTCTGCCAACTGTGATGTTCAAAATAAGAATGGTTGGGCTCAGAGTATATTTGATGATAACAATGAAACCAATTGGAATTCCGAAATGATGAGTAATTGTAGCCCCGCTTTAACGGACGACCAAATTAACCAGGTATGCTTGTTGTTAAACGGTGACtcaaattatatacaaatacCAAATTCAAAGTCAAAGCCTTTTGAGTCAGGTTCAGTGGATGTGTTTGAGGATGCATTTTGTCCCGATCAACTGAGTCTCTCGGGTGAATCATATTTAGAATATCATAGTCCATATTGTTACCAGGAGGAATTGTTCAACTCTTATGCTTCAAACCTTAAATctaaactgaacacagaaattATAAACTCAAAAGAATCCAAAGACATGACACCTAAACATAATAGTGATGGTGATATTCTTTCGGAGTCAGTCGAAGAAATGCCAAAGCAAGACAATATTTTACTTACTAATACAATTCCAGAAATAACATTGATACCCAATAAATGTGATATTGTAAGAAATCTTGAAAGAGACAAAGGTCTGTCACCAAGAACTTCACCACAACCTATTAACGAAATCATAGAAAAACCTGCTTTAGTCATAGAACCATTATCATCATCTGAGCTCAATGAAGAATTAACAAAGCCTGATATGCCAAGGGAAGATTCTCCAAAGTCAGACAAAATTGAAATCGTTTCCGCCATAAAGGAGAATGTTGTTTCATCCTGTGAGGATAAATTGAAAAGATTAAAGGCTCTCTTGAAGCCCAAATGCTCCagaaaaatagaaaattcagtcaatactgaaataaataatacatctGAAAATATTGTCTGTGATACTGTTTTCGGTGATGAAATAAGTATCCCGAGTACAGCATGCTTACGATTAGCTGAGCCTTTTGATGAGGTCACGGGGAAATTTTATTCATCTTCAGTTGAAAGTGATGATTCATTTCAAATTGTTTTTACGGATGATGTAAAAGCAAGTAGATGTAGAATACCATCTGAATGTGAATCGGAAGATTCCTTTATAGTCTTTGAAGAAAGTCCTGACAGCTGCTACATCTCAGATGATGTTTTTGGCAATGTGCAGATCAATCATTATTCAGATTCAGACACATCAGACAGCGAATATGACTCCGGATGTGAATCAAGACTGTGCCCGGGCTTCTCGCGGACCGTTGAGGACTTAACAGACTACAAGTTGTATGATGAGGTAGATAGTTCAACCGTAATTGGTCAACACTACAACCATAGTGTGACACCAACATCACAAAATGAAGACAAGAAAACAAGCAAGGATGTGCCACGCAAGAAG GTCCACTTTTCAACGGATCCGCCGAAGGTTCACGTGATGAGGGTGTGGGCGTACGCGGCGCGGCAGGCGAGGATCGGTGAGTGGGAGCAGCACGCGAGGGACCGGGAGAGATTTAAATCAag AATAAACGACGTAGAAATGGCGATATCGTGGGTGCTCAAACCACAGCACAGGAAATTGGTCATGTTCCAACGATTCATGCCCTGGTGGAATGCGCAGAAGAGAAAGGAACTGGAGGAGAAGAAACAACGGGAGCTGGAACAGCAAATGAAACAACAGGAAGAGCAAAAAGTCGAAAGTACAGAAGAACTGAATAATAATGACGAGGAGACAGACAAAGTTCCGGATAATAATACGACAGAACAGCAACTACAGGAAAGGTTGCAAGAAGAAACGCAAAATAACGATAcggaaataaaagaaaaagtagtaaataatgaaatagaaagtaaatatttaaatcctGAAAAATCTATACCAGAGGAAGCGCAAGTAGAAGAAAATAGGAAGCTTGATATAAAAGAAAAGAAGGCGCCTGATAGGGCAAACAGCCAAGAAGCGGAACTTGACAACAATTTCCAATTTGGACACGAACTACAGACGAAAAACCCGTGTGATGACGTCAGTGACGACAGTGCGCCCGCAGCTCCGGCATCGGAGAGTGACAGATGA